One part of the Anopheles coustani chromosome 2, idAnoCousDA_361_x.2, whole genome shotgun sequence genome encodes these proteins:
- the LOC131262591 gene encoding inhibitor of nuclear factor kappa-B kinase subunit epsilon has product MNSFLRGSMNYVWCTTSVLGKGATGAVFQGVNKHNGEPVAVKTFNQLSHMRPPDVQMREFEVLRKVNHNNIVKLLDIEDDQEGRGKVIVMELCTGGSLFNILDDPENTYGLPQREFLLVLEHLSAGMKHLRDNNLVHRDLKPGNIMKYISEDGQTIYKLTDFGAARELGENQQFASLYGTEEYLHPDMYERAVLRKSINRSFTANVDLWSIGVTLYHVATGNLPFRPYGGRKNKETMYHITTKKAPGVISGTQTSENGPIEWAKTLPAHCQLKEGLKYLVTPLLAGLLEESQGRMWSFDKFFFEVQNILNKTVLHIFYVNRATSIEVYMEPEQTFVHLREHILAQTDVPQPSQLLLLENELFERKVDANTSARGYPPTDPINPVMLFNIENYNVILPSEWDLPKFPTFPNGISVENDASLAKVACSVGHECKRRVENLSLLDTLMNKAVHQFSGFLSGLLVNLLKRTHHLEEIEGLICELGKMFEVAASNHETYQKVATGILATYEKQKSEFQRVSEPIHQLYARFVKEESLVREWNSGYRALRTPNKNRDSEKAKSLVDRLRDSWQHMLRDRATRALTYNDEQFHVLEKVKIAETGKRLKALLNDAVRQAVEQEAECLADWYKKAQTIFLQTQFLLKDVGAYVDAMYDARDQLKQHREDLKEEISTDGEVSTTIAANKSMVPPTIPTVGDGTANTGDKGSTARHNQYKLLCFMNMYNQIKDLHKILQQNTDLLAATKGLLQDGAEKGTT; this is encoded by the exons ATGAATTCGTTCCTGCGTGGATCGATGAACTACGTCTGGTGCACGACCAGCGTACTGGGCAAGGGAGCTACGGGGGCCGTCTTCCAGGGGGTGAACAAACACAACGGAGAACCGGTGGCCGTGAAGACGTTCAACCAGCTCAGCCACATGCGCCCTCCGGATGTGCAGATGCGAGAGTTCGAGGTGCTGCGGAAGGTGAATCACAACAACATCGTCAAGCTGCTGGACATCGAAGATGACCAGGAGGGCCGGGGAAAGGTGATCGTGATGGAGCTGTGCACCGGGGGCAGTTTGTTTAACATTCTGGACGATCCGGAAAACACGTACGGTTTGCCGCAGCGTGAGTTTCTGCTCGTACTGGAGCACCTGTCGGCCGGTATGAAGCACCTGCGGGACAATAACCTGGTGCACCGTGATCTGAAGCCGGGAAACATCATGAAGTACATCTCGGAGGACGGCCAAACCATCTACAAGTTGACCGACTTTGGTGCGGCCCGTGAGCTCGGTGAGAATCAGCAGTTCGCCTCACTGTACGGAACGGAGGAGTACCTTCATCCGGACATGTACGAACGGGCTGTACTCCGGAAGTCCATCAATCGAAGCTTTACGGCAAACGTCGATCTTTGGTCGATCGGCGTTACGTTGTACCATGTGGCGACCGGAAACCTTCCATTCCGTCCGTACGGTGGCCGCAAGAACAAGGAAACGATGTACCACATCACCACGAAGAAAGCACCGGGCGTCATCTCGGGCACGCAAACGAGTGAAAACGGCCCAATCGAGTGGGCGAAGACGCTGCCGGCCCACTGCCAGCTAAAGGAGGGTCTAAAATATCTCGTCACACCCCTGCTGGCGGGCCTGCTGGAGGAGAGTCAGGGACGCATGTGGTCGTTCGATAAGTTTTTCTTCGAGGTACAAAACATTCTCAACAAAACGGTACTGCACATCTTCTACGTGAATCGAGCGACCTCGATTGAGGTGTACATGGAACCGGAGCAAACATTTGTCCACCTCCGCGAGCATATCCTTGCCCAGACGGACGTTCCGCAGCCGTCGCAGTTGCTACTCCTGGAAAATGAGCTCTTCGAGAGGAAGGTTGATGCCAACACCAGCG CACGCGGATACCCTCCCACCGATCCCATCAACCCCGTGATGCTGTTCAACATCGAAAACTACAACGTAATCCTGCCGAGTGAGTGGGATTTGCCAAAGTTTCCTACATTCCCGAACGGAATTTCGGTCGAAAATGATGCCAGTCTGGCGAAGGTGGCCTGCAGCGTTGGCCACGAGTGTAAGCGCCGGGTCGAGAACCTGTCCCTGCTGGACACACTGATGAACAAAGCCGTACATCAGTTTTCCGGATTCCTTAGTGGACTGCTGGTGAATCTTTTGAA GCGAACTCATCACCTGGAGGAAATAGAGGGGCTTATCTGTGAGCTTGGAAAAATGTTCGAAGTGGCCGCTTCCAAT CATGAAACATATCAAAAGGTAGCGACGGGTATTCTGGCCACCTACGAGAAGCAAAAGTCCGAGTTCCAGCGCGTCTCCGAGCCGATCCATCAGCTCTACGCGCGCTTCGTAAAAGAGGAGTCGCTCGTACGCGAGTGGAACTCGGGCTACCGGGCGCTTCGAACGCCCAACAAGAACCGCGACAGCGAGAAAGCCAAATCGCTCGTCGATCGACTACGCGACTCCTGGCAGCACATGCTGCGCGACCGGGCAACCCGTGCCCTCACCTACAACGACGAACAGTTCCACGTGCTGGAGAAGGTGAAGATCGCGGAAACGGGCAAGCGCCTGAAGGCCCTACTGAACGATGCCGTCCGTCAGGCGGTCGAGCAGGAAGCCGAGTGCCTGGCCGACTGGTACAAGAAAGCGCAGACGATATTCCTACAGACGCAGTTCTTGCTGAAAGACGTCGGGGCGTACGTGGACGCAATGTATGACGCGCGCGATCAGCTCAAGCAGCACCGGGAGGACCTGAAGGAGGAAATCAGCACCGATGGCGAGGTATCGACAACGATCGCAGCCAATAAGTCCATGGTGCCACCAACAATCCCAACGGTAGGCGATGGTACGGCGAACACGGGAGATAAAGGATCGACCGCACGCCACAATCAGTATAAGCTGCTGTGTTTTATG AACATGTACAACCAAATCAAAGATTTACACAAAATCTTACAACAAAACACTGATCTCTTGGCCGCCACCAAAGGGTTGCTTCAGGATGGCGCTGAAAAGGGTACGACGTAG